One region of Dehalococcoidia bacterium genomic DNA includes:
- the priA gene encoding primosomal protein N' — protein MAAPAPFVDVAVNSGLPHRGAFSYAVPEGMALAPGDAVFVPFGRRTLQGIVVEATEVPAVAGPRPVEAKLDDLPVVSPERIALARWVSDYYLSPLFPAVALMLPPGFERKPLTFYESLLEPEELDRITLPPRQRAVLSLLARSGRLEAAQVEKLAGLSGVAAALSQLVQRGLVRRTYGLARPTVRRKTARYVELCVQPAEALAAAERLEAARKRRLAAALRLLAQDIGLPAPHLRARTGAGERDLAPLVEAGLVAVRERQVERDPLAGRAFEHRPPPLLTPEQERAFAPIAAALDSARNETFLLHGITGSGKTEVYLKALERCLAGGRRGIVLVPEIALTPQTIRRFAERFPGQVAVMHSGLSAGEAFDQWHGIRGGRYGVVIGSRSALFAPQPDLGLVVIDEEHEWTYKQHDQSPRYHARETAEKLCELTGAVLILGSATPDVVSYQRALWRQYTLLELRERVRPVLDAAGEVVRISASQAMPPVEVVDMREELRTGNRSIFSRPLQLGLYQVLERGEQAILFLNRRGTAGFVQCRDCGYVPQCPSCAIALSLHAGASRPSLAEDEADGVSRGRHPGARAGDILLCHQCNRARRAFERCPMCGGVRLRPMGLGVERVEEEVAALFPQARVLRWDRDVTRGRNAHEKILARFLEGKADILIGTQMVAKGLDLPSVTLVGVISADIGLHIPDFRSGERTFQLLTQVAGRAGRALAADGGPPAGEVVVQTYTPDNYAIVAAARQDYAEFFATESEIRHESGYPPFTRLARLVHIDGNHDRGLRNAERMARGLRQEASRRGLPGVEVLGPAPPYVPKWHGRYRWQVTVRAADPAELLAPFKLPANWTLDIDPVSLA, from the coding sequence TTCGCCGGAGCGCATTGCCCTCGCCCGCTGGGTCAGCGATTACTACCTTTCGCCCCTCTTCCCCGCGGTCGCGCTCATGCTCCCGCCCGGCTTCGAGCGCAAGCCCCTTACGTTCTATGAGTCGCTGTTGGAGCCGGAGGAGCTCGACCGTATCACGCTGCCGCCACGACAACGGGCAGTACTGAGCCTCCTTGCCCGGTCGGGACGCCTGGAAGCGGCGCAGGTCGAGAAGCTGGCGGGGCTCTCCGGCGTCGCGGCCGCCCTCTCCCAGCTGGTGCAGCGCGGCCTCGTCCGGCGTACCTACGGCCTCGCCCGGCCCACGGTCCGCAGGAAGACCGCGCGCTACGTGGAGCTGTGCGTGCAGCCGGCGGAAGCGCTCGCGGCCGCCGAGCGCCTGGAGGCGGCGCGAAAGCGCCGCCTGGCCGCGGCCCTGCGCCTGCTGGCGCAAGACATCGGCCTGCCGGCGCCGCACCTCCGTGCCCGCACCGGCGCCGGTGAGCGCGACCTGGCGCCACTGGTCGAGGCCGGCCTCGTCGCCGTCCGCGAGCGCCAGGTGGAGCGCGACCCCCTCGCCGGGCGTGCCTTCGAACACCGGCCGCCGCCCCTCCTGACGCCAGAGCAGGAACGGGCCTTCGCGCCCATTGCGGCCGCGCTGGACTCGGCGCGTAACGAGACGTTCCTCCTGCACGGCATCACCGGCAGCGGCAAGACGGAGGTATACCTCAAGGCCCTGGAACGCTGTCTCGCCGGCGGCCGGCGCGGCATAGTGCTGGTGCCGGAGATTGCGCTCACGCCCCAGACCATCCGTCGCTTCGCGGAGCGCTTCCCGGGCCAGGTCGCGGTCATGCACAGCGGCCTCTCGGCTGGCGAGGCTTTCGACCAGTGGCACGGCATCCGGGGCGGGCGCTACGGCGTCGTCATCGGCAGCCGCTCGGCGCTGTTCGCGCCCCAGCCGGACCTCGGCCTCGTCGTGATCGACGAAGAGCACGAGTGGACGTACAAGCAGCACGACCAGTCGCCCCGCTACCATGCCCGCGAGACGGCAGAGAAGCTGTGCGAGCTGACAGGCGCCGTCCTCATCCTCGGAAGCGCTACGCCGGATGTCGTCAGCTATCAGCGGGCACTCTGGCGCCAGTACACGCTCCTGGAGCTGCGAGAGCGCGTGCGCCCGGTGCTGGACGCCGCCGGCGAAGTGGTGCGCATCAGCGCCTCCCAGGCCATGCCGCCGGTCGAGGTCGTCGACATGCGCGAGGAGCTGCGCACCGGCAACCGCAGCATCTTCAGCCGGCCGCTCCAGCTCGGCCTCTACCAGGTACTGGAGCGCGGTGAGCAGGCCATCCTGTTCCTGAACCGCCGCGGGACTGCCGGCTTCGTCCAGTGCCGGGACTGCGGTTACGTGCCCCAGTGCCCATCATGCGCCATCGCCCTCAGTCTCCACGCCGGCGCTTCGCGCCCATCGCTCGCCGAGGACGAGGCAGACGGCGTGAGTCGCGGACGCCACCCCGGCGCTCGGGCAGGCGACATCCTCCTCTGCCACCAGTGCAACCGCGCCCGGCGGGCATTCGAGCGCTGCCCCATGTGCGGCGGCGTCCGCCTGCGGCCGATGGGCCTCGGCGTCGAGCGCGTCGAAGAGGAGGTGGCGGCGCTGTTCCCTCAGGCGCGCGTCCTGCGCTGGGACCGTGACGTCACCCGCGGCCGGAACGCGCACGAGAAGATCCTTGCCCGCTTCCTGGAGGGTAAGGCGGACATCCTCATCGGCACGCAGATGGTGGCAAAGGGGCTGGACCTGCCGTCGGTCACCCTCGTCGGCGTGATCAGCGCCGACATCGGGCTGCACATCCCCGACTTTCGCTCCGGGGAGCGTACCTTCCAGTTGCTCACCCAGGTGGCCGGCCGGGCCGGGCGGGCCCTCGCGGCCGATGGCGGGCCGCCGGCCGGCGAGGTTGTCGTCCAGACCTACACGCCTGACAATTACGCCATCGTCGCCGCCGCGCGGCAAGACTACGCCGAGTTCTTCGCCACGGAGAGCGAGATCAGGCACGAAAGCGGCTACCCGCCCTTCACGCGCCTCGCCCGCCTCGTGCATATCGATGGAAACCACGACCGCGGCCTGCGCAACGCCGAGCGCATGGCGCGCGGCCTGCGCCAGGAGGCCTCTCGCCGAGGGCTGCCGGGCGTGGAGGTGCTCGGCCCGGCGCCGCCCTACGTCCCAAAGTGGCACGGCCGCTACCGCTGGCAGGTTACCGTGCGCGCTGCCGACCCGGCCGAACTACTGGCCCCGTTCAAGTTGCCGGCGAACTGGACGCTGGACATCGACCCCGTGAGCCTGGCCTGA